One Etheostoma cragini isolate CJK2018 chromosome 6, CSU_Ecrag_1.0, whole genome shotgun sequence DNA window includes the following coding sequences:
- the LOC117946421 gene encoding cortexin-3 has protein sequence MDVPRMAEGLFSSTLSSSGGGHHVSSYLTLEQKAAFVFVLLLFIFLALLIVRCFRILLDPYRSMPSSNWTDHTEKDTFDYRIV, from the coding sequence ATGGATGTGCCCAGGATGGCTGAGGGCCTCTTCAGCAGTACGCTGTCCTCGTCAGGCGGCGGCCATCATGTGTCTTCCTACCTGACGCTGGAGCAAAAGGCCGcttttgtctttgtgctgctgctcttcATCTTCCTGGCCCTGCTCATTGTGCGCTGCTTCCGCATCCTGCTGGACCCCTACCGCAGCATGCCCTCGTCCAACTGGACAGACCACACCGAGAAGGACACGTTCGATTACCGCATCGTCTGA